In Trichocoleus desertorum NBK24, the following are encoded in one genomic region:
- a CDS encoding diflavin flavoprotein, whose protein sequence is MVETKPRDVQVLPIALDTTVLRSRSWTRLRFEIEYARQRGTTANSFLIRGDQTALIDPPGESFAETYLTELKKRLNLKQLDYVILGHVNPNRAITLQTLLDIAPQINFVCSNPGAIALRNALGNQDLNILVVRGEETLDLGQGHHLQFIPTPSPRWPDSLCTYDPHTQILYTDKFFGAHICGDQVFDEGWTVFSDDRRYYYDCLMAPHARQVETALDKLADLTVKFYAPGHGPLVRYGLTELTHAYQHWSQQQKSQELSVALLYASAYGNTATLAQAIARGITKAGVGVESINCEIAEPGEIQAAVEKCAGFIMGSPTLGGHAPTPIQTALGIVLSTATKSKLAGVFGSFGWSGEAIDLIEGKFKDAGYSLGFETIRVKFKPTEVTIKMCEEAGTDFAQALKKAKKVREPRQPATSLEQAVGRLVGSLCIVTSKQEEIASAMLASWVSQATFSPPGLTVAVAKERAIESLMYPGSQFVLNILAEGNHLGLMKHFLKPFGPAEDRFQGVETELTSDGAPILKDALAYLECRVENRMECGDHWLLYAIADSGKVLESNALTAVHHRKSGTNY, encoded by the coding sequence ATGGTGGAAACTAAACCCAGAGACGTGCAAGTTTTACCGATCGCCCTTGATACAACCGTATTGCGATCGCGCAGTTGGACTCGTCTCCGCTTTGAGATTGAGTACGCCCGACAACGAGGCACCACAGCCAATTCTTTCTTGATTCGCGGTGACCAAACTGCTCTAATTGATCCGCCCGGTGAATCTTTTGCAGAAACCTATCTCACCGAATTAAAGAAGCGTCTAAACCTGAAACAACTGGATTATGTGATTCTGGGGCACGTCAACCCCAACCGAGCCATCACGCTACAAACCTTGCTCGACATTGCACCCCAGATCAACTTTGTTTGTTCCAATCCAGGGGCGATCGCCCTCCGCAATGCCCTCGGCAATCAAGATCTCAACATCCTCGTCGTTCGAGGCGAAGAAACCTTAGATCTCGGTCAAGGGCACCATCTGCAATTCATCCCCACCCCAAGTCCTCGCTGGCCCGACAGCCTCTGCACCTACGACCCACACACCCAAATTCTCTACACCGATAAATTCTTTGGCGCTCACATCTGTGGCGATCAAGTGTTTGATGAAGGCTGGACGGTCTTTAGTGACGATCGCCGCTACTACTATGACTGCTTGATGGCTCCTCATGCTCGTCAGGTGGAAACAGCACTCGATAAGCTAGCTGATCTGACAGTAAAGTTCTACGCGCCGGGACATGGGCCTTTGGTGCGCTATGGCCTCACAGAGCTGACCCACGCTTACCAGCATTGGAGCCAACAGCAAAAGTCGCAAGAACTCTCAGTGGCGCTGCTGTACGCCTCAGCTTATGGCAACACCGCCACTCTGGCTCAGGCGATCGCGCGAGGCATTACTAAAGCAGGCGTTGGTGTAGAATCCATCAACTGCGAAATTGCTGAGCCTGGTGAAATTCAAGCAGCAGTGGAGAAGTGTGCTGGCTTCATCATGGGGTCTCCTACCCTGGGAGGCCACGCGCCTACCCCGATCCAAACTGCCCTAGGGATTGTTCTCTCTACAGCTACAAAGAGCAAACTCGCCGGGGTATTTGGCTCCTTTGGCTGGAGTGGCGAGGCGATCGACCTGATCGAAGGCAAATTCAAGGATGCAGGGTACAGCTTAGGCTTTGAGACTATCCGGGTCAAGTTCAAGCCCACGGAAGTGACAATCAAAATGTGCGAAGAAGCAGGCACTGACTTCGCCCAAGCCCTGAAGAAAGCCAAGAAGGTGCGGGAACCAAGACAACCTGCCACCTCCCTAGAGCAAGCCGTAGGTCGTCTAGTTGGCTCCCTCTGCATTGTCACCTCGAAGCAAGAAGAGATTGCGAGCGCAATGTTGGCCTCATGGGTGTCTCAAGCCACTTTTAGCCCGCCTGGTTTGACCGTGGCTGTTGCGAAAGAGCGGGCGATCGAGTCCTTGATGTATCCCGGTAGCCAATTTGTCTTGAATATTTTGGCAGAAGGCAACCACCTCGGCCTGATGAAGCACTTCCTGAAACCGTTCGGCCCTGCGGAAGACCGCTTTCAAGGCGTAGAAACGGAACTCACCAGTGATGGCGCTCCGATTCTCAAAGATGCTCTGGCCTATTTAGAATGCCGTGTGGAAAACCGAATGGAGTGTGGTGATCACTGGTTGCTGTATGCGATCGCGGATAGCGGCAAAGTCTTGGAATCTAACGCCCTCACCGCCGTCCACCACCGCAAATCTGGTACGAATTATTGA
- a CDS encoding diflavin flavoprotein, translated as MVVLTDRAQRRLTIQTSEIAAETTTIRSLDWDRDRFDIEFGLKNGTTYNSFVIKGEKIALVDTSHEKFRQLYLETLTQVVDPAKIDYLVISHTEPDHSGLVRDVLALAPQATVVGSKVAIQFLEDLVHQPFKRQIVKNGDRLDLGNGHELEFVIAPNLHWPDTIFSYDTKTQILFTCDAFGMHFCDDRTFDEDLSEIEADFRFYYECLMAPNARSVLSALKRMGELPEVKQIATGHGPLLYYNVAEWVDRYRNWSQAKAKSEKTVAVFYVSDYGYSDRLSQALAKGITKTGVAVEMMDLKSADPQEVQELVGRSAGLAIATPPVSGSAAATAQAALGTVLAAAKDKQAVGIFESYGGDDEPVDPLVTRFRESGLTVAFPAVRIKDTPNESVYQLCEEAGTDLGQWLTRDRAIQQMKSLDGDLDKALGRISGGLYIITAKKGNVGGAMLASWVAQASFTPLGFTIAVAKDRAIESLMQVGDRFVLNVLEEGNHLGLMKHFLKRFPPGADRFAGVKTQPAQNGSPILTEALAYLECEVSSRMECNDHWIVYSTVQEGRVSNPDALTAVHHRKVGNHY; from the coding sequence ATGGTAGTGCTGACTGACCGGGCTCAACGTAGACTGACAATACAAACGAGCGAAATTGCTGCGGAAACCACCACGATTCGCTCATTAGATTGGGACCGCGATCGCTTTGACATCGAGTTTGGTCTGAAGAATGGTACGACCTACAACTCTTTTGTCATTAAAGGCGAAAAGATTGCGCTGGTCGATACGTCCCACGAAAAGTTCCGCCAACTCTACTTAGAGACGCTAACTCAAGTCGTAGACCCAGCCAAGATCGATTATTTGGTGATTAGTCATACGGAACCAGACCACAGTGGTTTAGTTCGCGATGTCTTGGCCTTGGCTCCCCAAGCGACCGTGGTGGGTTCTAAGGTGGCGATTCAGTTTCTCGAAGATTTGGTACACCAACCGTTTAAGCGGCAGATTGTCAAAAATGGCGATCGCCTGGATTTGGGCAATGGTCACGAATTGGAGTTTGTGATCGCTCCCAATCTGCACTGGCCTGACACCATTTTTAGCTACGACACCAAGACGCAGATTCTCTTCACCTGCGATGCGTTTGGCATGCACTTCTGCGACGATCGCACCTTTGACGAAGACTTAAGCGAAATTGAAGCGGATTTTCGTTTCTATTACGAATGTCTGATGGCTCCCAATGCTCGCTCGGTACTGTCTGCCCTGAAACGCATGGGTGAACTGCCAGAGGTGAAGCAGATTGCCACCGGGCACGGCCCCTTGCTTTACTACAACGTGGCGGAGTGGGTCGATCGCTACCGCAACTGGAGCCAAGCCAAGGCTAAGTCAGAAAAAACCGTGGCCGTGTTTTACGTGTCTGACTACGGTTACAGCGATCGCCTCTCGCAGGCATTGGCAAAGGGAATCACCAAAACAGGTGTTGCCGTCGAAATGATGGATTTGAAATCGGCAGACCCGCAAGAAGTCCAAGAACTGGTGGGTCGCTCGGCAGGTTTAGCGATCGCTACACCCCCTGTATCGGGGTCAGCCGCAGCCACCGCGCAAGCTGCCCTAGGTACGGTGTTAGCCGCCGCAAAAGACAAGCAAGCCGTAGGAATTTTTGAATCCTATGGTGGCGATGACGAGCCAGTTGACCCCCTCGTGACACGGTTTAGAGAGTCGGGCTTGACCGTAGCCTTCCCAGCGGTGCGGATCAAAGACACGCCTAACGAATCGGTTTATCAGCTTTGCGAAGAAGCGGGAACTGACTTAGGCCAGTGGCTGACTCGCGATCGCGCCATTCAACAGATGAAGTCGCTCGATGGCGACCTCGACAAAGCGTTGGGGCGGATTAGTGGTGGTTTGTACATCATCACCGCGAAAAAAGGTAATGTCGGCGGGGCGATGTTAGCCTCCTGGGTGGCCCAGGCCAGCTTTACTCCGCTAGGTTTCACGATTGCGGTGGCAAAAGATCGGGCGATCGAATCTCTAATGCAAGTAGGCGATCGCTTTGTCCTTAATGTGCTGGAAGAAGGCAATCACTTGGGCTTGATGAAACACTTCCTGAAACGATTCCCACCAGGGGCCGATCGCTTTGCTGGCGTAAAAACACAACCCGCTCAGAACGGTTCACCCATTCTCACTGAAGCGCTGGCTTATTTAGAGTGCGAAGTCAGCAGCCGTATGGAGTGTAACGACCACTGGATCGTTTACAGCACGGTGCAAGAGGGACGAGTTTCTAACCCTGATGCGCTCACCGCTGTACACCATCGCAAAGTGGGCAATCACTATTGA
- a CDS encoding pantothenate kinase — protein sequence MDKSWLALMIGNSRLHWAWFDGDQLQSAWDSEHLPNSEPPKPPNLGGILKTASPFLECPLGVCIEGWEGAIERLREENLDELAIVLASVVPAQTAIWQDYPQLQILTLAQIPLQLSYPTLGIDRALALWGAGEVYGWPTLVIDSGTALTFTGGNTERQLVGGAILPGLSLQVRALADKTAALPAIALLETLPKRWANDTQEAIASGIIHTVLAGVVDFIQAWWQEFPGSAVVMTGGDRVLLHQYLQDQYPELAAQITVDPNLIFWGMRACRTKPSSALSG from the coding sequence GTGGATAAAAGCTGGTTAGCTTTGATGATTGGCAATTCTCGGCTGCATTGGGCTTGGTTTGATGGAGACCAATTGCAATCAGCTTGGGATAGTGAGCATTTGCCGAATTCTGAACCCCCTAAACCCCCAAATTTGGGGGGAATTTTGAAAACAGCTTCCCCTTTTCTTGAATGTCCGTTAGGGGTATGTATTGAAGGCTGGGAGGGGGCTATAGAGCGATTGCGAGAAGAGAACCTTGACGAATTGGCGATTGTCTTAGCCTCTGTCGTTCCAGCCCAAACTGCTATTTGGCAAGACTATCCCCAACTCCAAATCCTCACGCTTGCACAAATTCCCCTACAGCTCAGCTACCCCACTCTAGGAATCGATCGCGCCTTGGCTTTATGGGGAGCGGGAGAAGTGTACGGTTGGCCTACTCTGGTGATTGATTCGGGCACGGCGCTGACATTCACAGGTGGCAACACTGAGCGACAACTCGTTGGGGGGGCGATTCTGCCTGGATTGAGTCTGCAAGTACGAGCTTTAGCTGACAAAACCGCAGCCTTACCTGCGATCGCCTTACTCGAAACCTTACCCAAGCGTTGGGCCAATGACACGCAAGAGGCGATCGCCAGTGGCATTATCCATACGGTTTTGGCGGGAGTTGTAGACTTTATCCAAGCTTGGTGGCAAGAGTTTCCGGGTAGTGCTGTAGTGATGACCGGGGGCGATCGCGTTCTACTCCACCAGTATTTGCAAGACCAGTATCCTGAACTGGCGGCTCAAATTACGGTTGACCCTAACTTAATTTTTTGGGGGATGCGAGCATGCCGAACCAAGCCTAGTTCAGCTCTAAGTGGGTGA
- a CDS encoding alpha/beta fold hydrolase, translated as MSLPLRNSRLKLSQGQIFWREIGQGDALVFLHGSWSDSSQWVPVLEQLGTEYHCFAPDLLGVGESERPNVHYSIELQVETLAEYLESLRLRQVYLIGHSLGAWVAASYALKYLDQVRGLVLLAPEGIQVQKVGRRWWWAKLLIARPPLLFWLLRSLQPFAPLLGLQKRVGRTLQWRKQLLQSPVACRLLFQRRRAEIQAEQLQGRLDWLKVPVTVLQSEQDAFAAKLLSQTYAELTPTANWRIVPQGGEELPLTAPAAVAQEIREFVSPT; from the coding sequence ATGTCTCTACCGCTGCGTAATTCTCGATTGAAGCTGTCTCAAGGGCAAATTTTCTGGCGTGAAATCGGTCAGGGAGATGCACTTGTGTTTCTGCATGGCTCTTGGAGTGATAGCAGCCAATGGGTGCCAGTGCTTGAGCAGTTAGGAACGGAGTACCACTGTTTTGCACCTGATCTGTTGGGGGTTGGGGAGTCGGAACGCCCCAATGTGCACTACTCGATTGAGCTGCAAGTAGAGACGCTGGCAGAATATTTAGAGAGCTTGCGATTGCGGCAGGTGTATTTGATTGGTCATTCTTTGGGAGCCTGGGTGGCGGCGAGCTATGCCCTGAAGTATTTGGATCAGGTACGTGGCTTGGTGTTATTGGCTCCAGAAGGGATTCAGGTGCAGAAGGTGGGGCGGCGTTGGTGGTGGGCCAAGTTGTTAATCGCTCGACCGCCGCTGTTGTTTTGGTTGCTGCGATCGCTACAGCCCTTTGCACCTTTATTAGGTCTGCAAAAGCGGGTTGGACGCACTTTGCAATGGCGAAAACAACTGCTGCAATCTCCTGTAGCCTGTCGCTTGCTATTTCAACGCCGACGGGCTGAGATTCAAGCAGAGCAATTGCAGGGAAGGCTTGATTGGCTCAAGGTTCCGGTCACAGTCTTGCAAAGCGAACAAGATGCCTTTGCGGCTAAGCTGCTGAGCCAAACTTACGCAGAACTTACACCAACCGCAAATTGGCGGATTGTGCCGCAAGGTGGTGAAGAACTACCGCTCACAGCTCCAGCAGCCGTTGCCCAAGAAATTCGGGAGTTTGTCTCACCCACTTAG
- a CDS encoding NUDIX hydrolase, with product MRRSWHLIQTVLGLIFRHPIIGTSIIPLLPDGRIVLIRRQDNGKWGLPGGMVDWGEDIPKTVQRELAEETGLELVKIRRLVGVYSAPDRDPRIHSVCVVVEAEVQGTMQAQDTLEVIEVQAFAPDALPSGTLSHDHDRQLQDYLKGLTTLA from the coding sequence ATGCGTCGATCCTGGCATCTGATTCAAACTGTACTGGGATTGATCTTCCGGCACCCCATTATTGGCACTAGTATCATCCCCCTCTTACCCGATGGTCGAATTGTCCTGATTCGGCGGCAGGACAATGGAAAATGGGGATTACCCGGTGGCATGGTGGACTGGGGCGAAGATATTCCCAAGACAGTACAACGAGAACTAGCAGAAGAAACGGGCCTAGAACTAGTCAAAATTCGACGGTTAGTGGGAGTTTATTCGGCACCCGATCGCGATCCTAGAATTCATTCAGTCTGCGTCGTAGTAGAAGCTGAAGTGCAAGGAACCATGCAGGCGCAAGACACCCTAGAAGTGATAGAAGTGCAAGCTTTTGCCCCCGACGCTCTGCCTTCAGGCACGTTATCCCATGATCACGATCGCCAACTGCAAGATTATTTGAAGGGCCTGACGACATTGGCGTAG
- the bcp gene encoding thioredoxin-dependent thiol peroxidase: MSLQLGDLAPDFSLLDTQGNLVRLSDLRGQRVVLYFYPRDNTPGCTKEACGFRDAYSDYQAQDVIVLGISTDDAKSHAKFTTKYQLPFPLLCDPEAAVAQAYGSYGLKKFMGKEFMGVYRQTFVIGSDGTIEKIYRKVKPEAHATEILADLPD, from the coding sequence ATGTCTCTCCAACTTGGCGATCTTGCGCCAGACTTTAGCTTGCTGGATACGCAAGGTAATCTAGTTCGCTTATCAGACTTGAGAGGTCAGCGAGTCGTGTTGTACTTTTACCCGCGAGACAACACCCCTGGCTGCACCAAGGAAGCTTGTGGCTTTCGGGATGCCTACTCAGACTACCAAGCCCAAGATGTCATAGTTTTGGGCATTAGTACCGATGATGCTAAGTCCCACGCCAAATTCACGACGAAGTATCAACTGCCTTTCCCCCTCCTGTGCGACCCAGAGGCAGCAGTAGCCCAAGCCTATGGCAGTTATGGGCTGAAAAAGTTTATGGGTAAGGAATTCATGGGCGTTTATCGGCAGACCTTTGTGATCGGCTCAGATGGTACGATTGAGAAAATTTACCGCAAGGTAAAACCAGAAGCTCATGCAACGGAAATTCTGGCTGATTTGCCTGATTAG
- the argH gene encoding argininosuccinate lyase: MDTELPPQPAASSQAWSQRFETALHPAIAQFNASIGFDIELVEYDIIGSQAHAQMLAYTGIVTPEEGEQLVTGLEQIRQEYRQGFFRPGTDAEDVHFAVEHRLTQILGDTGKKLHTARSRNDQVGTDTRLYLREQIEQIRAQVREFQTALFHLAEQHVETLIPGYTHLQRAQPISLAHHLLAYFEMAQRDWERLGEVYRRVNVSPLGCGALAGTTFPIDRHYTAELLNFDGIYANSLDGVSDRDFAIEFLSAASLIMMHLSRLSEEVILWASQEFSFVTMKDSCATGSSIMPQKKNPDVPELVRGKTGRVFGHLQAMLVLMKGLPLAYNKDLQEDKEALFDAVKTVRACLEAMTILLQEGIEFRTARLAEAVAEDFSNATDVADYLAAKGVPFREAYNLVGKVVRTCLAANKLLKDLSLDEWQTLHPAFEADIYQAIAPRQVVAARNSAGGTGFEQVRKALQVAQQRLHQN, encoded by the coding sequence TTGGATACGGAACTGCCACCCCAACCTGCTGCTAGCTCACAAGCTTGGAGTCAGCGATTTGAAACCGCGTTACACCCAGCGATCGCCCAATTCAATGCCAGTATTGGCTTTGATATTGAGTTGGTGGAATATGACATCATCGGATCGCAAGCCCATGCGCAAATGCTCGCTTACACAGGCATTGTTACCCCCGAAGAAGGGGAACAGTTGGTGACGGGGTTAGAGCAGATTCGCCAAGAGTACCGCCAAGGCTTCTTCCGTCCTGGAACTGACGCAGAGGATGTACATTTTGCCGTTGAGCACCGCTTAACCCAAATTTTGGGAGACACCGGTAAAAAGCTGCATACGGCGCGATCGCGAAACGACCAAGTTGGAACTGACACCCGGCTATATCTCCGAGAGCAGATCGAGCAGATTCGCGCTCAGGTGCGAGAGTTTCAAACCGCTTTGTTTCACCTAGCAGAGCAGCATGTAGAAACCTTGATTCCTGGGTACACTCACTTGCAGCGGGCTCAACCAATTAGTTTGGCCCATCATCTGCTGGCCTACTTCGAGATGGCGCAACGCGATTGGGAGCGGCTTGGAGAAGTGTATCGGCGGGTGAATGTGTCGCCTTTAGGGTGCGGGGCACTGGCAGGAACCACCTTTCCGATCGATCGCCACTACACGGCTGAATTACTGAACTTTGATGGCATCTATGCCAATAGCTTGGACGGAGTCAGCGATCGCGACTTTGCGATCGAATTTCTCTCAGCAGCCAGCTTGATCATGATGCACCTTAGCCGTTTGTCAGAAGAAGTGATCCTTTGGGCTTCCCAAGAGTTTAGCTTCGTCACCATGAAAGATAGCTGTGCTACAGGTTCCAGCATCATGCCCCAGAAAAAGAACCCCGATGTACCAGAACTAGTACGGGGCAAAACTGGGCGAGTGTTTGGGCATTTGCAAGCCATGTTGGTGCTGATGAAAGGCTTACCCTTGGCGTACAACAAAGATTTGCAAGAAGACAAAGAAGCTTTATTCGATGCCGTCAAAACCGTCCGTGCCTGTCTAGAAGCCATGACCATTCTGCTGCAAGAAGGGATAGAGTTTCGGACTGCTCGCCTAGCAGAAGCAGTGGCAGAGGACTTCTCCAATGCCACGGATGTAGCCGATTATCTGGCAGCTAAAGGCGTACCCTTCCGCGAAGCTTACAACCTAGTGGGCAAAGTGGTGCGGACTTGCTTAGCAGCCAACAAGCTACTGAAGGACTTGAGCCTAGACGAGTGGCAAACCTTACACCCTGCTTTTGAAGCAGACATTTATCAGGCGATCGCACCTCGTCAAGTCGTAGCAGCCCGGAACAGCGCGGGAGGAACTGGCTTCGAGCAAGTGAGAAAAGCCTTGCAAGTCGCACAACAACGGCTGCACCAAAATTAG